The following are encoded together in the Zingiber officinale cultivar Zhangliang chromosome 8A, Zo_v1.1, whole genome shotgun sequence genome:
- the LOC122008696 gene encoding putative serine/threonine-protein kinase has product MGKSRRKFFRGLGKLFCGAGGHQDGNDQEALEAITATEQRVFRYDKLAAATGNFSSKHKLGEGGFGPVYKGRLEDGREVAVKQLGRGSRQGAREFENEALLLLRVQHKNVVKLHGYCADGDDKLLVYEYVSNQSLDKFLFSREEGRKAELDWARRYQVILGVARGLLYLHESAHTTIIHRDIKASNILLDGRWTPKIADFGMARLYPENQTHVNTRVAGTNGYMAPEYVMHGVLSVKADVFSFGVLLLEIVAGRKNTAFAPLPDPDAGNLLEWAWKLYEKGKSVELLDRALSPAITAADEEQVGMCVQLGLLCTQTDPKHRPDMKIVLVALSKKPATMALEQPTKPGIPETRRRRRSHGTTTTRGSTTTPVAAVSGDKSSSASSSATITTTATTTTTTHSSNLLH; this is encoded by the exons ATGGGCAAGAGTCGCAGGAAGTTCTTCAGAGGCCTCGGGAAGCTCTTCTGCGGAGCTGGCGGCCACCAAG ACGggaatgaccaagaggccttggAGGCGATCACAGCGACGGAGCAGCGGGTGTTCCGGTACGACAAGCTGGCGGCGGCCACTGGCAATTTCAGCTCCAAGCACAAGCTTGGCGAAGGGGGATTCGGCCCTGTTTACAAG GGGCGGCTGGAGGACGGGCGGGAGGTGGCGGTGAAACAGCTGGGGCGGGGCTCGCGGCAAGGCGCGAGGGAGTTCGAGAACGAGGCGCTGCTGCTGTTGCGCGTGCAGCACAAGAACGTGGTGAAACTCCACGGCTACTGCGCCGATGGAGACGACAAGCTCCTCGTCTACGAGTACGTCTCCAACCAGAGCCTCGATAAGTTCCTCTTCTCCA GAGAAGAGGGGAGGAAGGCGGAGCTGGACTGGGCGCGGCGGTACCAGGTGATCCTTGGGGTGGCGCGGGGGCTGCTCTACCTCCACGAGTCGGCGCACACCACCATCATCCACCGCGACATCAAGGCCAGCAACATCCTGCTCGACGGCCGGTGGACGCCCAAGATCGCCGACTTCGGCATGGCGCGGCTGTACCCGGAGAACCAAACGCACGTCAACACCCGCGTCGCCGGCACCAACGGCTACATGGCCCCCGAGTACGTCATGCACGGCGTCCTCTCCGTCAAGGCCGACGTCTTCAGCTTCGGCGTACTCCTGCTCGAGATCGTCGCTGGTCGCAAGAACACTGCCTTCGCCCCGCTACCAGACCCCGACGCCGGCAATCTCCTCGAATGG GCGTGGAAGCTTTATGAAAAGGGGAAGAGCGTGGAGCTGTTGGATCGGGCCCTGTCGCCGGCGATCACCGCCGCCGACGAGGAGCAGGTGGGGATGTGCGTGCAGCTGGGGCTCCTCTGTACGCAGACCGACCCGAAGCATCGCCCCGACATGAAGATCGTCCTCGTTGCACTGTCGAAAAAGCCGGCGACGATGGCGTTGGAGCAGCCGACGAAGCCCGGGATTCCTGAAACCAGGCGCCGGAGGAGATCCCATGGAACCACCACCACTCGGGGATCCACTACTACCCCCGTCGCGGCTGTCTCCGGTGACAAATCTTCCTCCGCTTCCTCCTCCGCCACCATCACAACCACtgcaaccaccaccaccaccacccactCGAGCAATTTGCTACACTAA
- the LOC122008695 gene encoding DNA repair and recombination protein RAD54-like: MASKQEEEEKEEEEREGEEFASSDSERGEEGSDYEEQDDEEIEQEGDEPEENQACSSESPSSDQDRKSQNVAALLRGNLHVRRQPLIPRILSVSDGAAVARKPFKPPCSKRYKDQNDELSRRLWARKRFVPWGSSAPRRPLVAIDYIQHPPSINSDDPEREDQLLPPGIEPLILWQADGTDKTNDLPQIEVDALLVRYLRPHQREGVQFMFECVSGLSGSDGVSGCILADDMGLGKTLQSITLLYTLLRQGFDGKPMVKRAMIVTPTSLVSNWESEIDKWIGRKIRVVALCETTRADVLSGIESFLNPCSAFQVLIISYETFRMHSSKFDKNGSCDLLICDEAHRLKNDQTLTNRALAALPCLRRVLLSGTPMQNDLEEFFAMVNFTNPGILGDASYFRRYYEAPIISGREPTATLEERKLGIERSAELSAKVNQFILRRTNTLLSNHLPPKIIEVVCCRLTPLQLELYNHFIQSKNVKRVISEEMKQSKILAYITALKKLCNHPKLIYDSIKSDKSGTSGFSDCIRFFPPELFSGRSGTWTGGAGVWVELSGKMHVLARLLGHLRQKTDDRIVLVSNYTQTLDLFAQLCRERRYPFLRLDGTTSIGKRQKLVNCFNDPSKDEFAFLLSSKAGGCGLNLIGGNRLVLFDPDWNPANDKQAAARVWRDGQKKRVYIYRFLSTGTIEEKVYQRQMSKEGLQKVIQKEQAESEMPQGNFFSAEDLRDLFTFHENVRSEIHENMNCARCKKEPTAMDRTSNEIELDNLGGSCEGKEQPNVAVNDIGGFAQVAGCSHKLQSSQRQLGTPSEEDLGSWGHHPDPATVPDAILQLSAGDEVAFVFTNQVDGKLVPVESASRSQNQNQTYGNLMVSANFKQQNHNTRQKSLATVGTTVSWESKSIRRALPKLHAIEKPNASCGGLSSLKRTPTSDLSDDDFT; this comes from the exons ATGGcgtccaaacaagaagaagaagagaaagaagaagaagagagagaagGGGAAGAGTTCGCATCTTCCGATTCCGAGCGAGGCGAGGAAGGATCTGATTACGAAGAGCAAGATGATGAAGAAATCGAACAAGAAGGCGACGAACCCGAGGAGAACCAAGCGTGCTCCTCTGAGTCTCCCTCGTCCGATCAGGATAGGAAGTCCCAGAACGTTGCTGCCCTTTTGAG AGGAAATCTTCATGTAAGAAGGCAGCCACTTATTCCACGAATTCTCTCTGTCTCTGATGGAGCAGCAGTGGCTAGAAAACCATTTAAGCCACCGTGCTCCAAAAGATACAAGGATCAAAATGATGAACTATCTCGACGGCTTTGGGCTCGTAAAAGGTTTGTTCCATGGGGTTCATCAGCACCAAGGAGACCATTGGTAGCCATTGACTACATTCAGCATCCACCTAGCATTAATAGTGATGATCCTGAAAGAGAAGATCAGCTTCTGCCACCTGGGATAGAGCCTTTAATTTTATGGCAGGCAGATGGAACAGACAAAACAAATGATTTACCTCAAATTGAGGTAGATGCCTTACTTGTTCGCTATCTTCGTCCTCATCAAag GGAAGGAGTTCAATTTATGTTTGAATGTGTGTCTGGGTTATCTGGTTCTGATGGTGTCTCTGGTTGCATTCTGGCCGATGACATGGG TTTGGGTAAGACACTGCAATCAATAACTTTATTGTATACACTCCTTCGTCAAGGCTTTGATGGGAAACCAATGGTTAAGCGTGCAATGATTGTTACTCCCACAAGCCTTGTTAGCAATTGGGAATCAGAGATTGATAAGTGGATTGGACGAAAAATTAGAGTTGTTGCTCTCTGCGAAACTACACGAGCTGATGTTCTATCCGGGATTGAAAGTTTCCTAAACCCTTGCAGTGCTTTTCag GTGCTTATCATATCTTATGAGACATTCAGAATGCATTCGTCAAAGTTTGATAAAAATGGAAGTTGTGATCTTCTTATATGTGATGAAGCTCACAGGCTTAAGAATGATCAGACGCTAACTAATAGA GCATTGGCTGCTCTTCCTTGTTTAAGGCGTGTCCTATTGTCAGGAACACCAATGCAG AATGATCTTGAAGAATTTTTTGCCATGGTAAACTTTACAAATCCAGGAATTCTAGGAGATGCTTCATATTTCCGACGATACTATGAG GCACCAATAATTTCTGGACGAGAGCCAACAGCAACTCTAGAAGAAAGGAAGTTGGGTATTGAGAGATCAGCAGAACTGAGTGCAAAAGTAAATCAG TTTATACTTAGAAGGACAAACACATTGTTGTCAAATCACTTACCACCTAAG ATAATTGAAGTGGTATGTTGTCGATTGACTCCTCTGCAACTTGAACTCTACAACCATTTTATTCAATCAAAAAAT GTTAAGAGAGTCATATCTGAAGAGATGAAGCAATCCAAAATTTTAGCATATATAACTGCTCTAAAGAAGTTATGCAATCATCCAAAG CTCATATATGATTCTATCAAAAGTGATAAATCAGGAACATCAGGATTCAGTGACTGCATACGATTTTTTCCTCCTGAATTATTTTCTGGAAG ATCTGGTACCTGGACTGGTGGTGCTGGAGTATGGGTGGAACTATCTGGAAAAATGCATGTCCTGGCACGACTACTTGGACATCTTCGTCAAAAGACAGATGACAGAATCGTTCTTGTATCCAACTATACTCAG ACATTGGATCTTTTTGCTCAATTGTGCCGGGAAAGACGATACCCCTTTTTGAGGCTTGATGGAACTACATCCATTGGAAAAAGGCAGAAGCTGGTCAATTGTTTTAACGATCCATCTAAG GATGAGTTTGCATTCCTTCTAAGCAGCAAAGCTGGTGGCTGTGGACTTAATTTGATTGGCGGAAATCGTCTGGTTCTTTTTGATCCAGATTGGAATCCTGCTAATGACAAACAG GCTGCAGCAAGAGTGTGGAGGGATGGACAAAAGAAGCGAGTCTATATCTATCGATTCTTAAGTACAGGAACCATAGAGGAAAag GTGTACCAGCGTCAAATGTCGAAGGAAGGACTTCAGAAAGTTATTCAGAAGGAGCAAGCAGAAAGTGAGATGCCACAA GGGAACTTTTTCTCTGCAGAAGACCTGCGTGATCTTTTTACTTTTCATGAAAATGTCAG GTCTGAGATTCATGAAAACATGAATTGTGCGCGTTGCAAGAAAGAGCCAACAGCAATGGACAGAACTTCGAATGAGATAGAGTTAGATAATCTTGGGGGCTCATGTGAAGGAAAAGAGCAGCCCAATGTTGCGGTGAATGATATTGGTGGATTTGCTCAAGTTGCTGGATGTTCACATAAATTGCAAAGCTCACAGCGACAG CTCGGAACCCCATCTGAAGAAGATTTGGGAAGCTGGGGCCATCACCCAGACCCAGCAACTGTACCTGATGCAATTCTTCAATTGTCAGCTGGTGATGAG GTGGCATTTGTATTTACTAATCAGGTGGATGGAAAGCTTGTTCCTGTTGAATCTGCATCAAGATCCCAAAACCAGAACCAAACCTATGGGAACTTAATGGTGTCTGCAAACTTTAAACAACAAAACCATAACACTCGCCAAAAGAGTTTAGCGACTGTAGGCACCACCGTGTCGTGGGAGTCAAAGTCGATAAGAAGAGCATTGCCCAAATTACATGCGATTGAGAAGCCTAATGCTTCTTGTGGCGGTCTATCCTCCCTCAAAAGGACACCTACCTCTGATTTGTCTGACGATGATTTCACTTAA
- the LOC122011445 gene encoding uncharacterized protein LOC122011445: protein MALEWVALGYTAGAEAIMLLFLTLPGLDILRRGLVAVVRSALKPLLAVVPFCLFLLADIYWKYEMRPTCEQEHACSPSEHVRHQKSIMKSQRNALLIAAALLLYWLLFSVTGLLVRINQLNQRIEKLK from the coding sequence ATGGCTCTGGAATGGGTGGCGCTGGGCTACACGGCCGGCGCGGAGGCGATCATGCTGCTCTTCCTTACGCTCCCGGGCCTCGACATTCTCCGCCGAGGGCTCGTCGCCGTCGTCCGCAGCGCCTTGAAGCCGCTCCTCGCGGTGGTGCCCTTCTGCCTCTTCCTCCTGGCCGACATCTACTGGAAGTACGAGATGCGGCCGACCTGCGAGCAGGAGCACGCGTGCTCCCCCTCCGAGCACGTCCGCCACCAGAAGTCCATCATGAAGAGCCAGCGCAACGCCCTCCTCATCGCCGCCGCGCTCCTCCTCTACTGGCTCCTCTTCTCTGTCACTGGCCTTCTGGTCCGCATCAACCAGCTCAACCAGCGCATCGAGAAACTCAAATGA
- the LOC122011455 gene encoding uncharacterized protein LOC122011455, with product MNWNWARRRSSAADADRLAMPKASAWAWYNYKHGSGAVDARDTVSETDLSRLNHRRPRLPSRFKREAITTGSTATAEEEEEEPGTAGVVPLMDSYEIERITRELERIIGGGGARRREAAAATATPPPSCSAFPAMMLRRKAGKTWARHAVGICGVARDAVKAQSPADRRREKPVR from the coding sequence ATGAATTGGAATTGGGCGAGGCGAAGAAGCTCCGCCGCCGACGCCGATCGCCTGGCGATGCCCAAGGCGTCCGCTTGGGCGTGGTACAACTACAAGCACGGCTCCGGCGCCGTCGACGCCCGCGACACCGTGTCGGAGACCGACCTAAGCCGACTCAATCACCGGCGGCCGCGGCTGCCGTCGCGGTTCAAGAGAGAGGCTATCACCACCGGCTCCACGGCgacggcggaggaggaggaggaggagcccgGAACGGCCGGCGTCGTGCCGTTGATGGACTCGTACGAGATAGAGAGGATAACGAGGGAGCTGGAGAGGATCATCGGCGGCGGCGGAGCCCGGCGGAGGGAGGCGGCGGCAGCCACGGCCACTCCGCCCCCGTCCTGCTCTGCTTTCCCTGCGATGATGCTGAGGAGAAAGGCAGGCAAGACATGGGCGCGCCATGCCGTCGGAATATGCGGGGTGGCAAGGGACGCGGTGAAGGCACAGTCGCCGGCAGATCGTCGGCGAGAAAAGCCAGTACGGTAA